In the Bacteroidota bacterium genome, one interval contains:
- a CDS encoding branched-chain amino acid ABC transporter permease, giving the protein MMQIALNIVLTASLLSLVALSATLVYYTNKFFSLTQAASISFGAYFSFLFLQILHFPIAVSLLLGIICSVGIDLITERLVFRFMRNRELPPFTMLISSIGLYVVFQKIVFHLALGDDTKLSTLATLQLVTSFSPHISLPSRCAFFVSLGLFIVTNLFLQYTSIGKSIRAVASKLELCNIYGIDSNKIILIAFGIGSALAATSGILSAMDTNMTPTFGFNLLLYGVVAMIIGGVGSTRGLIVGALVATAQYLAAYCIDTKWMDAVTYIILILFLIWKPLGFSGKRLKKVET; this is encoded by the coding sequence ATGATGCAAATCGCACTTAATATTGTTTTGACAGCATCCTTACTTTCTCTTGTAGCTCTATCGGCTACATTAGTTTACTATACGAATAAGTTTTTTAGCCTAACACAAGCCGCTTCCATCAGCTTTGGTGCTTACTTTTCATTTCTTTTTCTCCAGATTCTTCATTTTCCAATTGCAGTTAGTTTGCTTCTAGGAATCATTTGTAGCGTAGGTATAGACTTGATCACCGAGCGGTTGGTATTTCGGTTTATGCGCAATCGAGAGTTGCCTCCATTCACCATGCTCATTTCTTCCATCGGTCTATATGTTGTGTTTCAAAAAATTGTATTTCACTTGGCTTTGGGAGATGATACAAAATTATCAACACTGGCGACGTTACAGTTGGTCACCAGTTTTTCTCCGCATATATCACTACCATCCAGGTGTGCTTTTTTTGTTTCTTTGGGTCTCTTCATTGTGACCAACCTATTCCTTCAATATACATCCATAGGTAAATCGATTCGAGCAGTAGCAAGCAAACTTGAACTTTGTAATATCTACGGTATCGACTCCAACAAGATCATTTTGATTGCTTTTGGCATTGGATCAGCATTGGCTGCAACATCGGGAATACTCTCTGCAATGGACACCAATATGACCCCAACTTTTGGTTTTAACCTCCTACTTTATGGAGTTGTCGCAATGATTATTGGAGGAGTGGGCAGCACTAGGGGGTTGATCGTCGGGGCTTTGGTCGCCACAGCCCAGTATTTGGCAGCGTATTGCATTGACACCAAATGGATGGATGCAGTTACCTATATCATTCTCATTTTATTTTTGATTTGGAAACCACTTGGGTTTAGTGGCAAGCGGCTTAAAAAGGTTGAAACATGA
- a CDS encoding ABC transporter substrate-binding protein: MQYYVRNLLQRKSPHKNRRHFTLNWRSGKLWDWLKKGMDLAVLEINSDSSNAAIQIIYEDDKATPNSGISAYNKLKSIDKVNYIIGGMFSNVALSIAPIAEKDDLVLMSPTASAVEFSKFGDHVFRIYPSDSYDGDFLADFSYNRLGARVSQSFLVDAASTVEISQVFGDKFKSLGGTISFTNNYKQGETNFRTILQKLRSDSSDIVFLPGYIDDISTLLKQSTELGLQKTYVSISTVYDKKLIEIAGKAAEGLIFSAPVFDANSKNAVTQNFVTLFKKENNSTPDILAAYGYDVVKISYKVIYNTQNRSVPEIIANLNNTKDYPGVTGNTNFDQNGDVRKELNILTVKNGEFVKY, encoded by the coding sequence TTGCAATACTATGTACGCAACCTACTACAGAGAAAAAGCCCCCATAAAAATAGGCGCCATTTTACCCTTAACTGGAGAAGCGGCAAACTATGGGACTGGCTTAAAAAGGGAATGGATTTGGCAGTGTTGGAAATTAATTCAGACTCTTCCAATGCGGCCATTCAAATTATTTATGAAGATGACAAGGCAACACCAAATTCTGGAATTTCAGCTTACAACAAGTTGAAATCAATCGATAAAGTCAACTACATTATTGGAGGCATGTTCTCAAATGTAGCACTTTCGATTGCACCCATAGCAGAAAAGGATGATTTGGTTCTGATGTCACCAACAGCATCCGCAGTTGAGTTCAGTAAGTTTGGAGATCATGTATTCAGAATTTATCCATCGGATTCTTATGATGGTGATTTCTTGGCTGATTTTTCTTACAATAGGTTAGGTGCTAGAGTGTCGCAGTCATTTCTTGTAGATGCAGCATCAACGGTTGAAATCAGTCAAGTTTTTGGTGATAAATTCAAATCCTTGGGAGGCACCATATCCTTCACAAACAACTACAAACAAGGGGAGACAAATTTCAGAACGATTCTCCAAAAACTTCGTTCGGATTCTTCTGATATAGTTTTCCTGCCAGGCTATATTGACGACATTTCAACACTTCTTAAGCAGTCCACCGAACTTGGATTACAAAAAACCTATGTGTCTATTTCAACAGTTTACGATAAGAAATTGATTGAGATTGCTGGGAAAGCGGCAGAAGGGCTGATATTTTCAGCACCAGTTTTTGATGCAAATAGCAAAAATGCAGTAACGCAAAATTTCGTAACACTCTTCAAAAAGGAGAACAATTCCACTCCCGATATTCTCGCTGCCTATGGCTATGACGTTGTGAAAATAAGCTATAAGGTCATATATAATACGCAAAACAGGAGTGTGCCAGAAATTATTGCAAATCTGAATAATACCAAGGATTATCCTGGTGTAACTGGCAACACTAATTTTGATCAGAATGGCGATGTTCGCAAGGAACTCAACATTCTGACGGTAAAAAATGGTGAATTTGTAAAATATTGA